One Ricinus communis isolate WT05 ecotype wild-type chromosome 7, ASM1957865v1, whole genome shotgun sequence genomic region harbors:
- the LOC8272984 gene encoding probable galacturonosyltransferase-like 1 encodes MPTLKLKLLPPQPPPPPPPTTKLPPPHHHHHHLLSILLLLSITTANAIIIPTTSITITTKINQKFKEAPQFYNSPTCPSLSSNDICSQEAVHVAMTLDFPYLRGTMAAILSIIQHSSCPENLRFHFISSPSSISLHSTITSSFPYLRSQIYTFHTSPVSGLISTSIRAALDSPLNYARNYLANLLPGCIQKVIYLDSDIILVDDISVLAATPLGEDAVLAAPEYCNANFTSYFTPTFWSNPSLSLIFAGRNACYFNTGVMVIDLERWRQGDYTRKIIEWMELQKRMRIYELGSLPPFLLVFAGNIAPVDHRWNQHGLGGDNFRGLCRDLHPGPVSLLHWSGKGKPWARLDDNRPCPLDALWAPYDLLQTPFAIES; translated from the coding sequence ATGCCCACACTCAAACTCAAACTCCTACCTCCACAACCACCACCGCCACCGCCACCAACAACAAAGCTGCCGCCGCcacaccaccaccaccaccaccttcTCTCCATCCTCCTTCTCCTCTCTATCACCACAGCCAATGCTATCATCATCCCCACCACCAGCATCACAATCACcactaaaattaatcaaaaattCAAAGAAGCCCCACAATTCTACAACTCCCCTACATGTCCATCCCTCTCGTCAAACGACATATGTTCGCAAGAAGCCGTCCATGTGGCTATGACTCTTGACTTCCCTTACCTTAGAGGAACCATGGCAGCCATTCTTTCCATCATTCAACACTCTTCTTGCCCTGAAAATCTCCGTTTCCATTTCATCTCCTCACCATCCTCCATTTCACTTCACTCCACAATCACTTCCTCTTTCCCTTATCTTCGATCTCAGATTTACACCTTCCATACTTCTCCTGTCTCCGGCCTCATTTCCACTTCCATTCGTGCTGCTCTCGACTCTCCTCTCAACTACGCACGCAACTATCTCGCCAATCTCCTCCCTGGATGCATCCAAAAAGTGATTTACTTAGACTCTGACATCATTCTTGTCGATGACATTTCAGTCTTAGCCGCAACCCCACTTGGCGAAGACGCAGTCTTGGCTGCGCCAGAGTACTGCAATGCTAACTTCACTTCTTACTTCACACCTACTTTCTGGTCCAATCCATCTTTATCTCTAATATTTGCAGGACGCAATGCCTGTTATTTTAACACAGGAGTTATGGTGATAGATTTAGAAAGATGGAGACAAGGTGATTAcactagaaaaataattgaatggATGGAGTTACAAAAGAGAATGAGGATCTATGAACTGGGTTCACTTCCTCCATTCTTGTTAGTCTTTGCAGGTAACATTGCGCCTGTTGACCATAGATGGAACCAACACGGACTTGGAGGGGATAATTTTAGAGGTCTATGTAGGGACTTGCATCCGGGTCCTGTTAGTCTCTTGCATTGGAGTGGTAAAGGGAAG
- the LOC8272983 gene encoding E3 ubiquitin-protein ligase RNF185 → MASGIGESTSLPPESSSFSGNNNNNANDAGDFECNICFELAQDPIVTLCGHLFCWPCLYRWLHHHSHSHECPVCKALIQEEKLVPLYGRGKTQTDPRSKSYPGVDIPRRPSGQRPETAPPRPPPEANNFANYGFGLMGGFVPMATARIGNFTLSTAFGGLSLFPSLFNIQFHGFPDATVYGTTSGLPHGFHAFHGGHAHGFPQPMSRGQHADNVLKNLLLLIGVLVVLALLWW, encoded by the coding sequence ATGGCAAGTGGGATTGGTGAATCAACTAGTCTGCCCCCTGAAAGTTCATCCTTTTcaggaaataataataataatgctaatgaTGCGGGTGATTTTGAATGCAATATTTGTTTTGAATTAGCTCAAGATCCTATTGTAACCCTTTGTGGTCATCTTTTTTGTTGGCCTTGCTTGTATAGATGGTTACACCATCATTCACATAGCCATGAGTGTCCAGTTTGTAAGGCTCTTATACAAGAAGAAAAGTTGGTTCCTCTTTATGGTAGAGGTAAAACACAGACTGATCCTCGATCGAAATCTTATCCTGGTGTTGATATTCCTAGACGCCCGTCTGGACAAAGACCTGAAACTGCTCCTCCCCGTCCGCCCCCTGAAGCTAATAATTTTGCCAATTATGGGTTTGGATTGATGGGTGGTTTTGTACCAATGGCGACTGCTAGGATTGGTAACTTCACTTTGTCAACTGCTTTTGGTGGTCTATCGTTATTTCCTTCCTTGTTCAACATTCAATTTCATGGCTTCCCGGATGCTACAGTATATGGGACAACATCTGGTTTACCGCATGGGTTTCATGCCTTCCATGGTGGACACGCCCATGGATTTCCCCAGCCAATGAGTCGTGGACAGCATGCTGATAATGTTTTGAAGAATCTTCTCTTGTTGATTGGTGTCTTGGTGGTTCTTGCTTTGCTTTGGTGGTAA